A genomic region of Capra hircus breed San Clemente chromosome 19, ASM170441v1, whole genome shotgun sequence contains the following coding sequences:
- the NXPH3 gene encoding neurexophilin-3 isoform X2 has translation MPRKRGHMSPKSRHMANSTLLGLLAPPGEAWGVLGQPPSRPNHSPPPSAKVKKIFGWGDFYSNIKTVALNLLVTGKIVDHGNGTFSVHFRHNATGQGNISISLVPPSKAVEFHQEQQIFIEAKASKIFNCRMEWEKVERGRRVSLCTHDPAKTCSRDHAQSSAAWSCSQPFKVVCVYIAFYSTDYRLVQKVCPDYNYHSDTPYYPSG, from the coding sequence ATGCCTCGAAAGCGGGGCCACATGTCCCCTAAGTCCCGCCACATGGCCAACTCTACTCTCCTAGGACTGCTGGCTCCACCTGGGGAGGCATGGGGGGTCCTTGGGCAGCCCCCCAGTCGCCCAAACCACAGCCCCCCGCCGTCAGCCAAAGTAAAGAAAATCTTTGGCTGGGGTGATTTCTACTCCAACATCAAGACGGTAGCCCTGAACCTGCTGGTCACGGGGAAGATCGTGGACCACGGCAACGGGACCTTCAGTGTCCACTTCCGACACAATGCCACAGGCCAGGGCAATATCTCCATCAGCCTCGTGCCCCCGAGTAAGGCTGTAGAGTTCCACCAGGAGCAGCAGATCTTCATCGAAGCCAAGGCTTCCAAAATCTTCAACTGCCGGATGGAGTGGGAGAAGGTGGAACGGGGCCGCCGCGTTTCGCTCTGCACCCACGACCCAGCCAAGACCTGCTCCCGAGACCACGCTCAGAGCTCAGCCGCCTGGAGCTGCTCCCAGCCCTTCAAAGTCGTCTGCGTCTACATCGCCTTCTACAGCACGGACTACAGGCTAGTCCAGAAGGTGTGCCCGGATTACAACTACCACAGCGACACTCCCTACTACCCCTCTGGGTGA
- the NXPH3 gene encoding neurexophilin-3 isoform X1 yields MQLTRCCFVFLVQGSLYLVICGQDDGPPGSEDPEHDDSESQARPRMPRKRGHMSPKSRHMANSTLLGLLAPPGEAWGVLGQPPSRPNHSPPPSAKVKKIFGWGDFYSNIKTVALNLLVTGKIVDHGNGTFSVHFRHNATGQGNISISLVPPSKAVEFHQEQQIFIEAKASKIFNCRMEWEKVERGRRVSLCTHDPAKTCSRDHAQSSAAWSCSQPFKVVCVYIAFYSTDYRLVQKVCPDYNYHSDTPYYPSG; encoded by the exons ATGCAACTGACTCGCTGCTGCTTCGTGTTCCTAGTGCAGGGCAGCCTCTATCTG GTCATCTGCGGCCAGGATGACGGCCCGCCAGGCTCAGAGGACCCTGAGCATGATGACTCTGAGAGCCAGGCCCGGCCCCGGATGCCTCGAAAGCGGGGCCACATGTCCCCTAAGTCCCGCCACATGGCCAACTCTACTCTCCTAGGACTGCTGGCTCCACCTGGGGAGGCATGGGGGGTCCTTGGGCAGCCCCCCAGTCGCCCAAACCACAGCCCCCCGCCGTCAGCCAAAGTAAAGAAAATCTTTGGCTGGGGTGATTTCTACTCCAACATCAAGACGGTAGCCCTGAACCTGCTGGTCACGGGGAAGATCGTGGACCACGGCAACGGGACCTTCAGTGTCCACTTCCGACACAATGCCACAGGCCAGGGCAATATCTCCATCAGCCTCGTGCCCCCGAGTAAGGCTGTAGAGTTCCACCAGGAGCAGCAGATCTTCATCGAAGCCAAGGCTTCCAAAATCTTCAACTGCCGGATGGAGTGGGAGAAGGTGGAACGGGGCCGCCGCGTTTCGCTCTGCACCCACGACCCAGCCAAGACCTGCTCCCGAGACCACGCTCAGAGCTCAGCCGCCTGGAGCTGCTCCCAGCCCTTCAAAGTCGTCTGCGTCTACATCGCCTTCTACAGCACGGACTACAGGCTAGTCCAGAAGGTGTGCCCGGATTACAACTACCACAGCGACACTCCCTACTACCCCTCTGGGTGA